Proteins found in one Enterococcus sp. 9D6_DIV0238 genomic segment:
- the essC gene encoding type VII secretion protein EssC, translated as MQKIQAILYLHGYRYQLILDEEKAQTIGPDNQAALHVPVLSETDMLTIEKKDDWVLTTQGQEHVLPLSTPVTFSLSDEQPVTVILTPVTKLHIFDLLDKKELILSTDKGATLELANDHLTHPLSAILKKQEDQWLLTVLSGELMINNRLFTRTEYLLEKGDEISFLHHTLKFFTHEIHATEGTIIKSDLCEIYTSRYDVYEDYPDFHRSPRIIYREPEEKIMINAPSDPKDAPKDQLIKTILPPVVMLIVTVAMAFFRPNGLFVLASAATTLITIIFSITNYFKSRKEHKQSLIDREISYKKYLIDKSVELHQINQEQKQGQLYHYPSVSELLDMTKTYSPRIYEKTPLHFDFLFYRLGLGNVQSSSEISYSNKERGKETDDLEKSGYELYTKSLELTDMPVLANLTHGPVGYIGPRSLVLEQLHLLVNQLSVFHSYHDLQFISIFPEAEKAQWEWMRWLPHAKMQDVNVRGFVYNQRSRDQVLNSLNQILKNRKNSMEENRNSRDSTIFSPHYVVMITDEKLILDHVIMEFFNEDPSELGCSVIFVEDVMSSLSDNIKTVIDIRDRNTGVLLLEEGQLKNTPFQLDHFPADFDKEQLPRLLAPLNHLQNLKSSIPESVTFLEMYGIETFDEFNVIQRWAEHSPHKTLAVPLGLRGKDDIVYLNLHEKAHGPHGLVAGTTGSGKSEIVQSYILSLAVNFHPYDVAFLLIDYKGGGMANLFRNLPHLLGSITNLDGAQSMRALISINAELKRRQRLFSENNVNHINQYQKLYKNGDVDEPMPHLFLISDEFAELKAEQPEFMKELVSTARIGRSLGIHLILATQKPSGVVNDQIWSNSKFKLALKVADRADSMEMLKTPDAAEITQAGRAYLQVGNNEIYELFQSAWSGADYQPDKDEQQIEDHTIYLVNDLGQYEILSEDLSGLENADDVKQIPTELDAIIDGIHEVAERENITPLPRPWLPPLEERIIATALHPVDFKEAWQTEKQPLEPVLGVVDVPSMQAQETLRLNMTQEGHMTVFSSPGYGKSTFMQTVVMDLARVHNPERLNVYLLDFGTNGLLPLKKLPHVADTMSIDEEEKIEKFARRINDELKRRKKLLSEYSVASLEMYERASGKEEPIILILLDGFEGMKGAKFEEILEKVITQVAREGAGIGIHLLLSAGRQNSMRMTLSSNIKTQIVLKMIDDSEPRAIVGRTTLTIDDLPGRGLIKLEEPELFQTALPAEGEDTLQIIEAIQEEVAQMDEHWTGARPEPIPMVPEVLYFEEFRQRKQVQELLEHKQIPLGLEFEAVEPVAKSIPSLNQLAVFAPKPERLLYCLTSIQNFIVDSGHYQYAIFDDQEENFANYRGGATHYSSNHSEYPEIFQKLIELMEDREDDFEDMKEDGEVANMKEYLTKITPFILVMPNIPYVLTDMPREMEVAFVKLLQDGPKMGIYLLFGSLFNGISGYDDASKLLKTINKGIVLGKVADQNLLKASNLGYREPQLDDTEGYFVENDFAEKIKVSLGR; from the coding sequence ATGCAAAAGATACAAGCCATCCTCTACCTTCACGGCTATCGTTACCAATTGATTTTGGACGAAGAAAAAGCCCAAACGATCGGTCCAGATAACCAAGCCGCTTTACACGTACCCGTATTGTCAGAAACTGATATGTTAACGATTGAAAAGAAAGATGATTGGGTGTTGACGACTCAAGGTCAGGAACACGTTTTGCCATTGAGTACACCTGTGACCTTCTCATTATCAGACGAACAGCCAGTCACTGTGATTTTGACACCAGTGACTAAATTACACATTTTTGACTTACTGGATAAAAAAGAATTGATCCTAAGTACAGATAAAGGCGCAACATTAGAATTAGCGAATGATCATCTGACGCATCCTTTATCTGCTATCTTGAAAAAGCAGGAAGATCAGTGGCTCTTGACTGTTTTATCCGGCGAATTAATGATCAACAATCGATTATTCACCAGAACAGAGTATTTACTAGAAAAAGGCGATGAAATTTCTTTCCTTCATCATACACTGAAATTCTTTACGCATGAGATTCATGCCACAGAAGGCACGATCATCAAATCTGATCTATGCGAAATCTACACGTCTCGTTACGATGTTTATGAGGACTATCCTGATTTCCACCGTTCGCCGCGGATCATTTATCGTGAGCCGGAAGAAAAAATCATGATCAATGCACCAAGTGATCCCAAAGATGCACCAAAGGATCAACTGATCAAAACCATTTTACCGCCAGTTGTGATGCTGATCGTAACAGTAGCGATGGCCTTCTTCCGTCCAAACGGATTATTCGTCTTAGCCAGTGCAGCAACGACCTTGATTACGATCATCTTTTCGATCACTAACTATTTCAAGAGCCGCAAAGAGCACAAGCAAAGCCTGATCGATCGTGAAATCAGCTATAAAAAATATTTGATCGACAAGTCTGTTGAACTGCACCAGATCAACCAAGAGCAAAAACAAGGGCAACTGTATCATTATCCAAGTGTTTCTGAACTATTGGATATGACGAAAACGTACAGCCCGCGTATCTATGAAAAAACACCGCTGCACTTTGATTTTCTTTTCTACCGTTTAGGCTTAGGAAATGTGCAATCATCCAGCGAAATTTCGTATTCAAACAAAGAACGCGGAAAAGAAACGGATGATCTAGAAAAAAGCGGCTACGAGTTATACACGAAAAGCTTAGAGCTAACAGATATGCCTGTTCTAGCCAATCTAACACATGGCCCTGTCGGCTATATTGGACCAAGAAGCTTAGTGTTAGAGCAATTACATTTACTAGTCAACCAACTATCTGTGTTTCATAGTTACCATGATCTACAGTTCATCTCGATCTTCCCCGAAGCGGAAAAAGCGCAATGGGAATGGATGCGCTGGTTGCCTCACGCGAAAATGCAGGACGTGAATGTCCGCGGCTTTGTGTATAACCAACGTAGTCGAGATCAAGTGTTGAATAGTTTAAATCAAATCTTAAAAAACCGTAAAAACTCAATGGAAGAAAACCGTAATAGTCGGGATAGTACCATCTTCTCCCCTCACTATGTGGTCATGATCACCGATGAAAAATTGATTTTAGATCACGTTATCATGGAATTCTTCAATGAAGATCCAAGCGAGCTCGGCTGTAGTGTGATTTTTGTGGAAGATGTGATGAGCAGCTTATCCGATAATATCAAAACCGTTATCGATATCCGTGACCGTAATACCGGAGTCCTGTTACTGGAAGAAGGTCAATTGAAGAATACGCCGTTCCAGCTGGATCACTTCCCTGCCGACTTTGATAAAGAACAATTGCCTAGATTATTGGCACCATTGAATCACTTACAAAATCTGAAATCAAGTATTCCAGAATCCGTCACCTTCCTAGAGATGTACGGCATCGAAACTTTTGATGAATTTAACGTGATCCAACGTTGGGCAGAACACTCTCCGCATAAAACCTTGGCAGTGCCGCTTGGTTTACGTGGAAAAGACGATATCGTTTATCTGAACCTCCATGAAAAAGCTCACGGTCCTCATGGTCTTGTCGCTGGGACCACGGGTTCTGGTAAATCAGAGATCGTACAAAGTTATATCTTGAGTTTAGCGGTGAACTTCCACCCGTATGACGTCGCGTTCCTACTGATCGACTACAAAGGTGGAGGAATGGCGAACCTATTCCGGAATCTGCCGCACTTATTAGGCAGTATCACCAACTTGGACGGCGCTCAAAGTATGCGTGCCTTGATTTCCATCAATGCCGAGCTAAAACGCCGCCAGCGTCTTTTCTCTGAGAATAACGTCAACCATATCAATCAGTACCAAAAATTATACAAAAACGGCGATGTAGACGAACCAATGCCTCACCTCTTCCTGATTTCGGATGAGTTCGCCGAGTTAAAAGCAGAACAGCCAGAGTTTATGAAAGAACTCGTTTCCACTGCTCGTATCGGGCGTTCTCTAGGAATCCACTTGATCCTAGCAACACAAAAACCAAGTGGTGTCGTCAATGACCAAATCTGGAGTAACTCGAAATTCAAGCTTGCCTTGAAAGTGGCGGATCGTGCCGATTCGATGGAAATGTTGAAAACACCAGATGCCGCAGAAATCACCCAAGCCGGCCGTGCATATCTACAAGTCGGAAACAATGAAATTTATGAGCTGTTCCAAAGTGCATGGAGTGGTGCAGATTATCAACCAGACAAAGATGAACAACAGATCGAAGATCATACGATTTACCTTGTGAACGATCTCGGTCAGTATGAAATTTTAAGTGAAGATTTAAGTGGGTTAGAAAATGCGGATGATGTGAAACAGATTCCGACCGAATTAGATGCGATCATCGACGGAATCCATGAAGTGGCAGAACGTGAAAATATCACCCCTCTTCCTCGTCCTTGGTTACCACCATTGGAAGAACGGATCATTGCGACGGCTTTACATCCTGTGGACTTTAAAGAAGCATGGCAGACAGAGAAACAGCCGCTTGAACCAGTACTTGGCGTTGTCGATGTCCCGAGTATGCAGGCGCAGGAAACCTTACGCTTGAATATGACCCAAGAAGGTCATATGACGGTCTTTAGTAGTCCTGGGTATGGAAAGAGTACGTTTATGCAGACGGTGGTCATGGACTTGGCGCGTGTGCATAATCCGGAAAGGCTAAATGTGTACTTGCTTGATTTCGGAACAAACGGATTACTTCCATTGAAGAAATTACCGCATGTCGCCGATACGATGAGTATCGATGAAGAAGAGAAAATCGAGAAATTTGCCCGTCGGATCAATGATGAATTGAAACGCCGGAAGAAATTGCTGAGTGAGTATTCTGTCGCTAGTTTGGAAATGTATGAACGTGCAAGTGGTAAGGAAGAACCGATCATTCTTATCTTGTTAGATGGATTTGAAGGCATGAAAGGTGCGAAGTTTGAGGAGATTCTTGAAAAAGTCATTACTCAAGTTGCCCGTGAAGGTGCTGGGATTGGGATTCACCTACTTCTTTCTGCTGGTCGCCAAAATTCAATGCGCATGACCCTTTCAAGTAATATCAAGACACAAATCGTGTTGAAGATGATTGATGATTCTGAGCCTAGAGCGATCGTTGGACGGACGACCTTAACGATCGATGACTTGCCTGGACGTGGGTTGATCAAATTGGAAGAACCTGAGTTGTTCCAAACTGCTCTTCCAGCTGAGGGTGAAGATACACTTCAAATAATTGAAGCGATCCAAGAAGAAGTGGCGCAGATGGATGAACATTGGACTGGGGCAAGACCAGAACCGATTCCGATGGTACCGGAAGTCTTGTATTTTGAAGAGTTTAGACAAAGAAAACAAGTTCAAGAATTACTAGAACACAAACAAATTCCACTCGGTTTAGAATTTGAAGCTGTTGAACCTGTTGCAAAATCTATCCCTAGCTTGAATCAATTAGCTGTTTTTGCACCTAAACCAGAACGTTTACTTTATTGCTTAACAAGTATTCAGAACTTTATTGTTGATTCTGGTCATTATCAATACGCTATTTTTGATGACCAAGAAGAAAACTTTGCTAATTATCGTGGCGGAGCAACTCATTATAGCTCAAATCATTCAGAGTATCCTGAAATCTTCCAAAAACTTATTGAACTTATGGAGGATCGAGAAGACGATTTTGAAGATATGAAAGAAGATGGTGAAGTTGCCAATATGAAGGAATATTTAACAAAAATCACCCCATTCATTTTAGTAATGCCAAATATTCCTTATGTGCTAACAGATATGCCTAGAGAAATGGAAGTAGCATTTGTAAAATTATTGCAAGATGGACCTAAAATGGGAATCTATCTTCTATTCGGTTCATTATTTAATGGAATTTCAGGATATGATGATGCTAGTAAATTACTAAAAACAATTAATAAAGGAATTGTTCTAGGAAAAGTGGCTGATCAAAACTTATTAAAAGCATCTAACTTAGGTTATCGCGAACCACAACTTGATGATACAGAAGGATACTTTGTAGAAAATGATTTCGCTGAAAAAATAAAAGTATCATTGGGAAGATAA
- a CDS encoding DUF5081 family protein: MTEVKGTRNDVFHLYELYLMAEATGNDTIFGLPDKSVHAITDPHYLDTAKEAIQEKGILNEEGHISDGGFFAIKAIQEYATSRKYVQINNLMIAFSESEPDELIVLTEIENQSYYQIKVIDKVLVLKDLFDSVAIVQREPLADEKEFTLKKLRNRERRSILEEEIEENVLSLAVFDTETVQTDTEFAQWLYFMEEDKLCTVNVEEETYYRVSQYWLMKELFDSLEIPYPQETEEK; the protein is encoded by the coding sequence ATGACAGAAGTAAAAGGAACAAGAAATGATGTATTTCACTTATACGAATTATACTTGATGGCTGAAGCTACAGGAAATGATACTATCTTTGGATTACCAGACAAAAGTGTACATGCAATCACTGACCCACATTATTTAGACACAGCCAAAGAAGCTATACAAGAAAAAGGGATTTTAAACGAAGAAGGCCACATTTCTGATGGTGGCTTCTTCGCTATAAAAGCTATACAAGAATATGCAACTTCCAGAAAATATGTGCAAATAAACAACTTAATGATTGCCTTTAGCGAAAGTGAGCCGGATGAGCTCATTGTACTTACAGAAATTGAAAATCAATCGTATTACCAAATAAAAGTAATAGACAAAGTTCTTGTTTTAAAAGACTTATTCGATTCAGTAGCAATCGTCCAACGTGAGCCATTAGCCGATGAAAAAGAATTTACATTGAAAAAATTAAGAAATCGGGAAAGAAGATCTATTCTAGAAGAAGAAATTGAAGAAAATGTTCTTTCTCTTGCGGTTTTTGATACTGAAACAGTTCAAACAGATACTGAATTTGCACAATGGCTCTACTTCATGGAAGAAGATAAGCTTTGCACAGTGAACGTTGAAGAAGAAACCTATTATCGAGTAAGTCAATACTGGTTAATGAAGGAACTTTTTGATAGTTTAGAAATTCCTTATCCGCAAGAAACTGAAGAAAAATAA
- a CDS encoding pre-toxin TG domain-containing protein, producing the protein MADVKYTQSSWEKMGRDLGNLIGSGWGKGVHEELKDVSKNLEKAEDNISTYDEDGIISFSHTDRSSQYQEIGEKLKVLKDFTGKVNNILASEIDDPFYEKMDAYVVAVRDLDITEYSVSNTLGIKETRTAYAMGTNMTYEVKKDKINLEDILNGDNPVGKAMVDEWENYLKNNPGAKDLSYADYQKAALYSGAFEYESISDGQKKKEFWFNMAALATTVIVGFVFPPAGMVLGAAFGGYEMLNAAVGKDLLSGRELDTGERLFRFGAGALGVFGGVRGLRSFSNNINMVTGSSSSKMEHVVKMMQNSGRSNYKNIMTQAKNLQTAQALLNEMPDPYAGVKEASAYLKENNVPREFRKQVLDSFKPGTITLETAGPDTYGLRFYGGGAQPKGRYLFETFTDAINRENLALPANWNSMEGIAQFQVKEGTQFIAGTVGPQFEEGARFIGGAKQWYIPNLDNLVQIK; encoded by the coding sequence ATGGCAGATGTAAAGTATACTCAAAGTAGTTGGGAAAAAATGGGGCGTGATTTAGGAAATTTAATTGGTTCAGGTTGGGGCAAAGGTGTCCATGAAGAACTAAAAGATGTTTCTAAAAATTTAGAAAAAGCAGAAGATAATATCTCAACTTATGATGAAGATGGTATTATCAGTTTTAGTCACACTGATCGTAGCAGTCAATATCAGGAAATTGGTGAAAAACTAAAAGTCTTAAAAGACTTCACAGGCAAAGTAAATAACATCTTAGCGAGTGAAATCGATGATCCCTTTTATGAAAAAATGGATGCCTATGTGGTGGCTGTAAGAGATTTAGACATCACAGAGTACTCTGTCTCTAATACATTAGGAATCAAAGAAACCAGAACTGCCTACGCAATGGGCACTAACATGACGTACGAAGTCAAAAAGGATAAAATAAACCTTGAAGACATTTTAAATGGCGATAATCCCGTTGGTAAAGCAATGGTTGATGAGTGGGAAAACTATTTAAAAAACAATCCGGGTGCAAAAGACCTATCTTACGCGGACTACCAAAAAGCTGCTCTTTACTCTGGGGCATTTGAGTATGAATCAATATCCGATGGACAGAAGAAAAAAGAATTTTGGTTCAATATGGCTGCTTTGGCAACGACAGTAATCGTTGGATTCGTTTTTCCACCAGCAGGTATGGTTTTAGGCGCCGCATTTGGTGGCTATGAAATGCTTAATGCCGCAGTTGGGAAGGATTTATTAAGTGGGCGTGAACTTGACACTGGTGAGCGTTTGTTCCGATTTGGCGCTGGAGCTCTAGGTGTGTTTGGTGGCGTGAGAGGTCTACGCTCATTTAGTAATAACATCAACATGGTAACTGGTTCATCATCTTCGAAAATGGAACATGTTGTTAAGATGATGCAGAATAGTGGTAGAAGTAATTACAAAAATATTATGACCCAAGCTAAGAATCTTCAAACTGCACAAGCACTTCTAAATGAGATGCCTGATCCTTATGCGGGAGTCAAAGAAGCGTCAGCTTATTTGAAAGAAAATAATGTCCCAAGAGAATTTAGAAAACAGGTTTTAGATTCCTTTAAGCCTGGAACTATAACATTAGAAACAGCAGGACCAGACACTTATGGGTTAAGATTCTATGGTGGAGGAGCTCAACCAAAAGGTCGTTATCTATTTGAAACATTTACTGATGCTATTAATAGAGAAAATTTAGCATTACCAGCAAATTGGAATTCAATGGAAGGCATTGCTCAATTCCAAGTAAAAGAAGGAACACAATTTATAGCTGGTACTGTAGGTCCACAGTTCGAAGAAGGAGCACGATTTATAGGGGGAGCAAAACAATGGTATATTCCGAATCTAGACAATTTAGTGCAGATCAAGTAA
- a CDS encoding enhanced serine sensitivity protein SseB: MTESENKNILKYMELIKSEQATLEIKKKFFEELKKTNLYCAIFENTSRGNSSKISFLQIKNEKNEIFLPLFTTIDLLTLFSKDNNVHPTPISFEQWCNLYAKLECTGIAINPDQQNILLNADLIEKLNSSNNNEVIIGEPKEYPSKMVNSLIKYFKNVESINEVYIFQQVKRTEKSLLLVIKAENYNDKLFQSIGNEASKHIKKDELLDLISWNSEFSKKITKNKTPFYKK, encoded by the coding sequence ATGACTGAATCAGAAAATAAGAATATCTTGAAGTATATGGAATTAATCAAATCAGAGCAAGCTACTTTAGAAATTAAAAAAAAATTTTTTGAAGAACTAAAAAAAACAAATCTATACTGTGCTATTTTTGAAAATACTTCTAGGGGAAATAGTTCAAAAATTAGTTTTCTTCAAATAAAAAATGAAAAAAATGAAATATTTTTACCACTTTTTACAACAATAGACTTATTAACCTTATTCAGTAAAGACAATAATGTTCATCCAACACCTATATCTTTTGAACAATGGTGCAACCTATATGCGAAATTAGAATGCACTGGGATAGCTATAAACCCAGACCAACAGAACATTCTTCTGAACGCAGACTTGATAGAAAAATTAAACTCTTCAAACAATAACGAGGTAATAATTGGAGAACCAAAAGAATACCCATCAAAAATGGTAAACTCATTAATAAAATACTTTAAAAATGTAGAATCAATTAACGAAGTATACATTTTCCAACAAGTTAAACGTACAGAAAAAAGCCTTTTATTAGTTATTAAAGCGGAAAACTATAATGATAAACTTTTTCAATCAATAGGAAATGAAGCCAGTAAACACATAAAAAAAGACGAATTGTTAGATTTAATATCATGGAATAGTGAGTTTAGTAAAAAAATAACTAAGAATAAAACACCTTTTTATAAAAAATAA
- a CDS encoding helix-turn-helix domain-containing protein, whose translation MPIIYNRLWKLLIDKGMTKTQLRKEIGIGTATLAKLSANEKVSMDVIERICVALDCQPGDIMEFVSEINDY comes from the coding sequence ATGCCAATTATATATAATCGTTTATGGAAATTATTGATCGATAAAGGAATGACTAAGACACAATTAAGAAAAGAGATAGGGATAGGAACAGCGACTCTGGCAAAACTTTCAGCTAATGAAAAAGTGTCGATGGATGTTATTGAGAGGATTTGTGTGGCTCTTGATTGTCAGCCGGGGGATATTATGGAGTTTGTTTCTGAAATAAATGATTATTAG
- a CDS encoding helix-turn-helix domain-containing protein produces the protein MVKKRDRNRDSDFSKVSANEKVSMDVIERICMALDCHPGDIMEFVSVE, from the coding sequence ATAGTTAAGAAAAGAGATAGGAATAGGGACAGCGACTTTAGCAAAGTTTCAGCAAATGAAAAAGTGTCGATGGATGTCATTGAGAGGATTTGTATGGCTCTTGATTGTCACCCAGGGGATATTATGGAGTTTGTTTCGGTGGAATAA
- the hcp gene encoding hydroxylamine reductase yields MENMFCFQCQETFNNTGCIKQGVCGKSPEVSNLQDGLVRASQYASDNPTHAMQIQVIENLFMTITNANFSKQDIEKAISKTYTGKPVATLVQEGSFQYSESEDLRSLRALVLFGLKGMSAYLHHAYVLGFEDQAIFDFLTNTLYEILEQKTMEEYLVLIDQVGEFGVKAMTLLDHANTKTYGHPHITEVELGVGDRPGILVSGHDLHDLEELLDQSEGKGIDIYTHSEMLPAHYYPKFQAYEHFKGNYGGAWWKQREEFDSFNGPILMTTNCIVPVKAAYKNRIYTTGIVGYDGIQHIDSVEGKKDFSAMIDQALTCAKPVEIETGSIIGGFAHNQVFTLKDQIVAAVKAGKIKKFVVMAGCDGRQSKRSYYTEFAEELPKDTVILTAGCAKYRYIKLGLGDIDGIPRVLDAGQCNDAYSLALIALKLQEVFELANINDLPIVYNIAWYEQKAVIVLLALLHLGIKNIHLGPTLPGYMTETVIDYLVDTFDLAPMTNVSDDLEIFGLEA; encoded by the coding sequence ATGGAGAACATGTTCTGTTTTCAATGTCAGGAAACGTTCAATAACACAGGATGCATCAAACAAGGAGTATGTGGAAAGAGCCCAGAAGTGTCCAATTTACAAGACGGGCTGGTAAGAGCAAGCCAATACGCATCTGACAACCCAACGCATGCAATGCAAATACAAGTGATAGAAAATTTATTTATGACCATCACGAATGCTAACTTTTCAAAACAAGATATCGAAAAAGCTATTTCAAAAACCTATACTGGAAAGCCAGTTGCTACTTTGGTGCAAGAAGGAAGTTTTCAATATTCAGAAAGTGAAGATCTACGTTCATTAAGAGCTCTTGTCCTATTTGGGCTGAAGGGAATGAGTGCATACTTGCATCATGCATACGTATTAGGCTTTGAAGATCAGGCGATTTTTGATTTTCTAACGAATACGTTATATGAAATACTAGAACAAAAAACGATGGAAGAATATTTAGTGCTTATCGATCAAGTAGGCGAATTTGGTGTCAAAGCGATGACGCTATTAGATCATGCTAATACAAAAACATATGGTCACCCTCACATAACAGAAGTAGAGCTGGGCGTGGGCGATCGTCCTGGTATTTTAGTCTCTGGTCATGATCTACATGATTTAGAAGAACTGCTGGATCAAAGTGAAGGGAAAGGCATCGATATCTATACACATAGTGAGATGCTGCCTGCTCATTACTACCCTAAATTTCAAGCATACGAGCATTTTAAAGGAAACTATGGAGGTGCTTGGTGGAAGCAAAGAGAGGAATTTGACAGCTTCAATGGTCCGATTTTAATGACAACGAATTGTATTGTACCTGTTAAAGCTGCGTATAAAAATCGTATTTATACAACCGGAATCGTTGGCTATGATGGTATACAACACATTGATTCTGTAGAAGGAAAAAAGGATTTTTCGGCTATGATCGACCAAGCATTGACCTGTGCAAAGCCTGTTGAAATTGAAACAGGAAGTATCATAGGCGGCTTTGCTCATAACCAAGTATTTACGTTGAAAGATCAAATTGTTGCTGCCGTAAAAGCAGGTAAAATTAAAAAATTTGTTGTCATGGCAGGCTGTGATGGCCGTCAAAGCAAGCGTTCATACTACACAGAATTTGCAGAAGAGTTACCAAAAGATACGGTCATTTTGACAGCTGGTTGTGCAAAATATCGCTACATCAAATTAGGATTAGGAGATATCGATGGTATCCCTAGGGTATTAGATGCAGGACAATGTAATGACGCCTATTCTTTAGCACTGATTGCATTAAAATTACAGGAAGTGTTTGAATTAGCAAATATCAACGATTTGCCTATTGTATATAATATTGCTTGGTATGAACAAAAAGCGGTCATTGTTCTGCTAGCTCTTCTACATCTGGGGATCAAAAATATCCACTTAGGTCCTACCTTGCCAGGATATATGACAGAAACAGTTATTGATTACTTAGTGGATACTTTTGATCTGGCGCCTATGACGAATGTGAGTGATGATTTAGAAATATTTGGTTTAGAAGCTTGA
- a CDS encoding Crp/Fnr family transcriptional regulator, with protein MICALDNLSSKELKLIKEHAVERIFSENETIFDIGDKPEFLYLLLKGEVYICDTSVEGHRTIVTIISEINDCFGEVYLYNEMPYTYYAVATKEAKIMCISKQYLIQFPQFSYNMNKILASKAFKLSQKLQLLLKDSLQDKILEYLEKHQSVELKRYELADYLGVSRPALSKAIYQMVDKELIEIGEHGKLILKR; from the coding sequence TTGATCTGTGCATTAGATAATTTAAGCTCAAAAGAATTAAAACTGATAAAAGAGCATGCAGTAGAACGTATCTTTAGTGAAAATGAAACAATTTTTGACATTGGTGACAAACCAGAATTTTTGTATCTTTTATTAAAAGGGGAGGTGTATATCTGCGATACTTCGGTAGAAGGGCACCGTACAATTGTCACGATCATTTCAGAAATCAATGATTGTTTTGGAGAAGTCTATTTATATAATGAAATGCCATATACATATTACGCAGTCGCTACGAAAGAAGCAAAAATCATGTGTATCTCCAAACAATATCTGATACAGTTTCCACAATTTTCATATAACATGAATAAAATATTAGCGAGCAAAGCATTTAAACTTTCACAAAAGCTACAACTATTGTTGAAAGATAGCTTACAGGATAAAATTTTAGAATATCTGGAGAAGCATCAAAGTGTCGAATTAAAACGTTATGAGTTAGCTGACTATTTAGGTGTCAGTCGACCTGCACTGTCAAAGGCAATTTATCAAATGGTAGACAAAGAGCTGATTGAAATTGGGGAACATGGAAAATTAATCTTAAAACGGTAA